A region of Kribbella sp. NBC_01245 DNA encodes the following proteins:
- a CDS encoding YlxR family protein, translating to MSTDARPERTCVGCRKRDSQANLLRMVVAGGVVLPDERHQAPGRGAHLHPVTECLDLAERRKAWPRAFKVPGPLDAHLVREYVDQHAVTKGKTSAAARPPAETTAKT from the coding sequence GTGAGTACAGACGCGCGTCCCGAGCGGACGTGTGTGGGGTGCCGGAAACGGGACAGTCAGGCCAACCTGCTGCGGATGGTGGTCGCCGGAGGAGTGGTTCTTCCGGATGAGCGCCATCAGGCACCAGGCCGCGGGGCGCATCTGCACCCGGTGACCGAGTGTCTCGATCTCGCCGAGCGGCGGAAGGCGTGGCCCAGGGCCTTCAAGGTCCCAGGTCCGCTGGACGCCCATCTCGTGCGGGAGTACGTCGATCAGCACGCTGTGACAAAGGGCAAGACAAGTGCGGCCGCCCGGCCGCCCGCGGAAACCACCGCGAAGACATGA
- the nusA gene encoding transcription termination factor NusA, with product MDIDMAVLRSLEREKDIAFEVVVEAIEQALLVAYHKTEGAQSHARAELDRKTGHVTVFAQELAEDGSIAREYDDTPHDFGRIAATTAKQIILQRLRDAEDDMRYGEFSNKEGDIVSGIVQQGRDPRSVMVDLGKIEAVLPVPEQVPGEKYEHGSRIRVYVVGVRKGFKGPQITVSRTHPNLVKKLFALEVPEIADGTVEITAIAREAGHRTKIAVRTLHPSVNAKGACIGPMGQRVRNIMHELHGEKIDIIDHSDDPATFVGNALSPAQVASVEVVDAAARAARVIVPDYQLSLAIGKEGQNARLAARLTGWRIDIRPDTDVTRGDEPVD from the coding sequence ATGGATATCGATATGGCGGTACTGCGTTCATTGGAGCGCGAGAAGGACATCGCCTTCGAGGTGGTCGTCGAGGCGATCGAGCAGGCCCTGCTGGTCGCGTACCACAAGACCGAGGGCGCTCAGTCGCACGCGCGGGCCGAGCTGGACCGCAAGACCGGGCACGTCACCGTGTTCGCGCAGGAGCTGGCCGAGGACGGTTCGATCGCCCGGGAGTACGACGACACCCCGCACGACTTCGGCCGGATCGCGGCCACCACGGCGAAGCAGATCATCCTGCAGCGGTTGCGCGACGCCGAGGACGACATGCGGTACGGCGAGTTCTCCAACAAGGAGGGCGACATCGTCTCGGGCATCGTCCAGCAGGGCCGCGACCCGCGCTCGGTGATGGTCGACCTGGGCAAGATCGAGGCCGTGCTGCCGGTGCCGGAGCAGGTGCCGGGGGAGAAGTACGAGCACGGCTCCCGGATCCGGGTCTACGTGGTCGGCGTTCGCAAGGGTTTCAAGGGCCCGCAGATCACCGTCTCGCGCACCCACCCGAACCTGGTGAAGAAGCTGTTCGCGCTCGAGGTGCCGGAGATCGCCGATGGCACCGTCGAGATCACCGCCATCGCCCGCGAGGCCGGTCACCGGACCAAGATCGCGGTCCGCACCCTGCACCCCTCGGTGAACGCCAAGGGCGCCTGCATCGGGCCGATGGGCCAGCGCGTGCGCAACATCATGCACGAGCTGCACGGTGAGAAGATCGACATCATCGACCACAGCGACGACCCGGCGACGTTCGTCGGGAATGCGCTGTCGCCCGCACAGGTTGCGTCGGTGGAGGTCGTCGACGCCGCCGCCCGCGCGGCACGCGTCATCGTCCCCGACTACCAGTTGTCACTCGCGATCGGCAAGGAAGGGCAGAATGCCCGCCTCGCGGCGCGGCTGACGGGCTGGCGAATCGACATCCGGCCCGATACGGATGTGACTCGTGGCGACGAACCGGTAGACTGA
- the rimP gene encoding ribosome maturation factor RimP: MSRKSDHIDDERLAAYLRPIVAQFGCDLEAADVTPAGKRRLLRVLVDRDGGISLDDVADVTRAISKALDVDEYVMGSTAYTLEVSSPGVDRPLTLPRHWRRNVSRLVAVSLLDGTKVKGRIMAAAEESAELDVTDTAGEVRINFADVEKAKIQIEFNRPAGAGEMAAEDGMEED, from the coding sequence GTGAGCCGGAAGTCTGACCACATCGACGACGAGCGCCTCGCTGCCTATCTTCGGCCGATCGTGGCGCAGTTCGGCTGCGATCTGGAGGCAGCCGACGTGACACCGGCCGGGAAGCGGCGGTTGTTGCGGGTCCTGGTGGACCGAGACGGCGGAATCAGTCTCGATGACGTGGCCGATGTCACCCGGGCGATCTCGAAGGCGCTGGACGTCGACGAGTACGTGATGGGCAGTACTGCGTACACGCTGGAGGTGTCCAGCCCCGGTGTCGACCGGCCGCTGACGCTGCCCCGGCACTGGCGCAGGAACGTGAGCCGCCTGGTGGCCGTGTCCCTACTGGACGGCACCAAGGTGAAGGGCCGCATCATGGCGGCCGCCGAAGAATCCGCCGAGCTGGACGTCACAGACACAGCTGGTGAAGTCCGAATTAATTTCGCCGACGTGGAGAAGGCGAAGATCCAGATCGAGTTCAACCGACCCGCCGGCGCGGGCGAGATGGCCGCCGAAGACGGCATGGAGGAGGACTGA
- a CDS encoding cell division protein FtsK, translated as MPTTSPDHSARSLSRRTALSGAVLAAGTTLLVAGCDGGPNLPGGGGPKGKGASQPPTPTVDPAVVAAVTTIAGHLNQLSARYAATTRRYPALATKLAVATKNHATQLAKLKAIASSVTPTTAKVPVIPATQAAAITDLAGREQALAIAHATTAASLSGEPARLIGSIAAAESQLALWLGQLAAPPKKKAQR; from the coding sequence GTGCCGACGACCTCGCCAGATCACTCCGCGCGATCACTTTCCCGCCGTACGGCGCTGAGTGGTGCCGTGCTCGCAGCGGGTACGACGCTGCTGGTGGCGGGGTGTGACGGCGGTCCGAACCTTCCAGGTGGTGGCGGCCCGAAAGGCAAAGGCGCTTCCCAGCCGCCGACGCCGACGGTTGATCCGGCCGTAGTGGCAGCGGTGACGACCATCGCCGGACACCTCAACCAGCTCAGCGCGCGTTATGCCGCGACCACCCGCCGCTATCCGGCGCTCGCGACGAAGCTGGCCGTCGCGACTAAGAACCACGCCACCCAGTTGGCCAAGCTGAAGGCGATCGCCTCCTCCGTCACGCCTACTACGGCAAAGGTCCCGGTCATTCCGGCGACCCAGGCGGCCGCGATCACCGACCTGGCCGGCCGGGAGCAGGCGCTCGCCATCGCGCACGCGACCACAGCCGCGAGCCTCTCGGGTGAACCTGCCCGGTTGATCGGGTCCATCGCGGCCGCCGAGAGCCAGCTCGCGCTCTGGCTCGGCCAGTTGGCCGCACCTCCGAAGAAGAAAGCCCAGCGATGA
- a CDS encoding ferritin-like domain-containing protein, translating into MSEIDALQACLAGEHAAIYAIGVAGGNLKGSRFGAARQLYAAHELRRDRLIDLITAAKAKPVAPEPAYDLPAPVTGQPAATALIRLVEQRLAVVYGDLTAGAESKETRTFAVQAGIAAAREQINWGGAPAALPLG; encoded by the coding sequence ATGAGCGAGATCGACGCGTTGCAGGCCTGCCTGGCCGGAGAGCATGCCGCCATCTACGCGATCGGCGTGGCCGGCGGCAACCTCAAGGGCAGCCGATTCGGCGCAGCCCGGCAGCTCTATGCCGCGCATGAGTTGCGCCGGGATCGGCTGATCGACCTCATCACCGCGGCCAAGGCCAAGCCCGTCGCGCCCGAACCGGCGTACGACCTGCCCGCGCCGGTGACCGGGCAGCCCGCGGCGACGGCGCTGATCCGGCTGGTCGAGCAACGGCTGGCGGTGGTCTACGGCGATCTGACGGCCGGGGCCGAGAGCAAGGAGACCCGGACCTTCGCTGTCCAGGCCGGAATCGCGGCTGCCCGCGAGCAGATCAACTGGGGCGGCGCACCGGCTGCCCTCCCCCTCGGCTGA
- a CDS encoding cupin domain-containing protein, with translation MRTFDLATGTDQFVKDIRVVRWEQYELGKQMPFQAMWYSVPPGSESPLDQHPELELSVVVAGTAHVVSGDDEHAVPQGSAFLLNSTETHIVQNRSAQDMLTIFSAYWMPTGDSDD, from the coding sequence ATGCGTACATTCGATCTCGCGACCGGTACGGACCAGTTCGTGAAAGACATTCGTGTGGTCCGCTGGGAGCAATACGAACTCGGCAAACAAATGCCATTCCAGGCAATGTGGTACAGCGTTCCACCGGGTTCGGAGAGCCCACTGGACCAGCATCCGGAGCTGGAGCTTTCGGTGGTCGTGGCGGGCACCGCGCATGTGGTGTCCGGAGACGATGAACATGCCGTGCCACAGGGCTCGGCCTTCCTGCTGAACAGCACCGAGACGCACATCGTGCAGAACAGGTCGGCGCAGGACATGCTGACCATCTTCAGCGCGTACTGGATGCCCACCGGCGACTCCGATGACTGA
- a CDS encoding class I tRNA ligase family protein, with product MTDPGLTDPVTVFTYPQPTANGPLHVGHLSGPYVAADLAARAARARGERVFVSTGLDIHQNYVLTRAENEGTEVLPMMAAFRDEIQHTYRLAGIGYDNFTDPLQAEHSPRIEGMLRALVESGATPMREVTLHACADCHRTLHDSYLTGLCGRCKAPAGGGACEQCGSFTQVATMVDPVCGRCGGEPRPFQAVVPVLRMADHRETMTEMWLRADLPPAVRTLIAHTLADGLPEVPLAYPTNWGIEGTGPLAGLRIGPFTEIALTDLYSVAAAVDPAATTLPEFVSAAGRVDRLWHFLGLDNAFWYALYWPALWAAAGVYPLPLSGLVVNEFYTLEGSKFSTSRNHAVWANEILGAEEPSIVRLFLAWDRPDRYQSDFTWPGFHAFRDRVAPLLSGDFEVTAPLDPALAAAERARGEAALEPSGFDPALAARCLLTLLEGGVRDVGTLRTLTGG from the coding sequence ATGACTGACCCCGGCCTGACGGATCCGGTCACCGTCTTCACCTATCCGCAGCCGACCGCGAACGGCCCCCTGCACGTCGGTCACCTGTCTGGTCCGTACGTCGCGGCCGACCTCGCCGCGCGAGCCGCCCGGGCCCGGGGCGAGCGGGTCTTCGTCAGCACCGGTCTCGACATCCACCAGAACTACGTGCTCACTCGCGCCGAGAACGAGGGCACCGAGGTGCTGCCGATGATGGCCGCCTTCCGGGACGAGATCCAGCACACCTATCGGCTGGCGGGCATCGGGTACGACAACTTCACCGATCCCTTGCAGGCGGAGCATTCGCCGCGGATCGAAGGCATGCTGCGGGCCCTCGTGGAGAGCGGCGCGACGCCGATGCGCGAGGTCACCCTGCATGCCTGCGCGGACTGCCATCGCACCTTGCACGACTCCTACCTGACCGGCCTGTGCGGGCGCTGCAAGGCTCCGGCCGGCGGTGGCGCCTGCGAGCAGTGCGGGTCCTTCACCCAGGTCGCCACCATGGTCGATCCGGTCTGCGGCCGGTGCGGTGGCGAACCCCGCCCGTTCCAGGCCGTCGTACCGGTGCTGCGGATGGCGGACCACCGCGAAACGATGACCGAGATGTGGCTGCGGGCCGACCTGCCGCCGGCCGTCCGGACGCTGATCGCGCACACGCTCGCCGACGGTCTGCCGGAGGTCCCGCTGGCCTATCCGACCAACTGGGGTATCGAGGGCACCGGCCCGCTGGCCGGGCTGCGGATCGGGCCGTTCACCGAGATCGCATTGACCGATCTGTACAGCGTCGCCGCGGCGGTCGATCCGGCCGCGACGACATTGCCGGAGTTTGTCTCGGCGGCCGGCCGGGTAGACCGGTTATGGCACTTCCTGGGCTTGGACAATGCATTCTGGTATGCCCTGTATTGGCCGGCGCTGTGGGCCGCCGCCGGAGTTTATCCATTGCCGTTGTCCGGTTTGGTCGTGAACGAGTTCTACACATTGGAAGGTTCAAAATTCTCGACCAGCCGAAATCACGCGGTTTGGGCAAACGAAATCCTCGGTGCCGAAGAGCCATCAATCGTGCGTTTGTTTTTGGCCTGGGATCGGCCCGATCGCTATCAGAGTGATTTCACCTGGCCGGGCTTCCATGCCTTCCGGGACCGGGTCGCGCCGTTGCTCAGCGGCGACTTCGAGGTGACCGCACCGCTGGATCCCGCGCTGGCCGCGGCCGAGCGGGCCCGGGGTGAAGCGGCACTCGAGCCGTCCGGGTTCGACCCGGCGCTGGCCGCGCGCTGCCTGCTGACCCTGCTCGAGGGTGGCGTTCGCGACGTCGGCACCCTTCGCACCCTCACGGGCGGCTAG
- a CDS encoding FAD-dependent oxidoreductase — protein MKICVIGAGIAGALLAWRLAERPGVSVDLISGPRSDDATAASGGGVRAFETHPLQRGMAVESLGELLGSPSLLDWAGYTETGSTYLLPDTDELAAAVDEVEQAELVGPDELTRRGWHGLPENTVGVLERRAGFILPDRLRSAVLAELGGGRRSRVLVGPVLGLVPHDDGSVSCRLLTGTTRYDAVVVAAGPWTPGLLADNALPASPYRTKSIQYGVFTTYGARPTMFVDETTGLFGRPTGSNGLLLGIDTEQWAVPPGSRPHRPDMSARAVRLVNERLPHLRLLATGHTVNSTDCYADPPVLTLWSVLGSTHRLFTFTGGSGGSVKTALAASRTAARDLLDQADGQQSKEHHTTGETPRTNPSRTENKRMSTSELPRYHTVGIGAGPANLSLAALYQSATDEKLALFDSRPVAGWHTPLLYPGVRMQTGWMKDLVSLVDPKHELSFLNYLVTSGRLYALINSQFDALPRIEYERYLAWCTEKLAVVSFGVTVNEISITEDGFLVKQNDEPVAVSEHLVLGLGTRPVVPSYFTDLPPERAFIADDLGTRLPSMDAHKADPIAVVGGGQTGVECVLRLLGSGFTDIRWIGRHQWFRSIDDSPMANEFYRPSHIEFMQELGRAKRRELITDHRYSGDALTPGALKALYQSNYDGLLTLGRFPVTLLPGRDVTSAELGGDGRITLRCTSHSAPEEFAVRHLVVAAGREHVAAPFDDDLRERIDYDADDEMIVEPDYSVRWKGRNGHRMYTFNHSRYSHGLTNAGLTQLPVRAAIVLNSMFDREIYPIRDELCAVKW, from the coding sequence ATGAAGATCTGCGTGATCGGCGCGGGCATCGCGGGCGCGCTGCTGGCCTGGCGGCTGGCGGAGCGTCCGGGCGTATCGGTCGACCTGATCAGCGGGCCGCGCTCGGACGACGCCACGGCGGCTTCGGGCGGTGGCGTCCGTGCCTTCGAGACCCATCCCCTCCAGCGGGGTATGGCGGTCGAGAGCCTCGGCGAACTCCTCGGCAGCCCGAGCCTGCTCGATTGGGCCGGCTATACCGAGACCGGTTCGACGTACCTCTTGCCTGACACCGACGAGCTGGCGGCGGCGGTCGACGAGGTGGAGCAGGCCGAACTCGTCGGCCCGGACGAGCTGACCCGGCGCGGCTGGCACGGCCTACCCGAGAACACGGTCGGCGTACTCGAACGGCGAGCGGGCTTCATCCTGCCGGACCGGCTGCGCTCCGCCGTACTGGCCGAGCTCGGTGGCGGACGCCGAAGCCGCGTGCTGGTCGGCCCGGTGCTCGGGTTGGTCCCGCACGACGACGGTTCGGTCAGCTGCCGCCTACTCACCGGCACCACCCGGTACGACGCGGTGGTCGTCGCGGCTGGGCCGTGGACGCCGGGCTTGCTGGCGGACAACGCCCTGCCGGCCTCGCCGTACCGGACGAAGTCGATCCAGTACGGCGTCTTCACCACGTACGGCGCCCGGCCGACCATGTTCGTCGATGAGACCACTGGGCTGTTCGGACGGCCCACGGGATCGAACGGCCTGCTGCTGGGGATCGACACCGAGCAGTGGGCGGTACCACCCGGCAGTCGCCCGCATCGGCCGGACATGTCCGCGCGGGCGGTCCGGCTGGTCAACGAGCGGCTGCCACATCTGCGGCTGCTCGCGACGGGACACACCGTCAACAGCACCGACTGTTATGCCGATCCGCCGGTGCTGACCTTGTGGTCGGTGCTCGGCAGTACGCATCGGCTCTTCACTTTCACCGGTGGTTCGGGCGGCAGTGTGAAAACCGCCCTGGCCGCGAGCCGGACGGCGGCTCGCGACTTGCTGGACCAGGCAGACGGCCAGCAGAGCAAAGAGCACCACACCACCGGGGAAACACCCCGCACCAACCCATCGCGGACGGAGAACAAGCGCATGTCGACATCGGAACTTCCCAGGTACCACACCGTCGGTATCGGTGCCGGTCCGGCGAACCTATCCCTGGCGGCGTTGTACCAGTCCGCCACCGACGAGAAGCTGGCGTTGTTCGACAGCCGTCCGGTGGCCGGTTGGCACACGCCGCTGCTCTACCCGGGTGTGCGGATGCAGACCGGCTGGATGAAGGACCTGGTCTCGCTGGTCGATCCCAAGCACGAGTTGTCGTTCCTGAACTACCTGGTCACCTCCGGGCGGCTCTACGCGTTGATCAACTCGCAGTTCGACGCGCTGCCGCGGATCGAGTACGAGCGCTACCTGGCCTGGTGCACCGAGAAGCTCGCGGTGGTCTCCTTCGGCGTCACGGTCAACGAGATCTCGATCACCGAGGACGGCTTCCTGGTCAAGCAGAACGACGAACCGGTCGCCGTTTCGGAGCACCTCGTGCTCGGTCTCGGCACCCGGCCGGTGGTGCCGTCGTACTTCACCGACCTGCCGCCGGAGCGCGCCTTCATCGCCGACGATCTCGGTACCCGGCTGCCGTCGATGGACGCGCACAAGGCGGATCCGATCGCGGTCGTCGGTGGCGGCCAGACCGGTGTCGAGTGCGTACTTCGCTTGCTGGGTTCGGGTTTCACCGACATCCGGTGGATCGGGCGGCACCAGTGGTTCCGCAGTATCGACGACTCCCCGATGGCGAACGAGTTCTACCGCCCGTCGCATATCGAGTTCATGCAGGAGCTCGGCCGGGCCAAACGGCGCGAGCTGATCACCGACCACCGGTACAGCGGTGACGCGCTCACCCCGGGTGCGTTGAAGGCGCTCTACCAGTCCAACTACGACGGTCTGCTCACCCTCGGCCGATTCCCCGTCACCCTGCTTCCGGGCCGTGACGTGACGTCGGCGGAACTGGGCGGCGACGGCCGGATCACCTTGCGCTGTACGTCGCACTCGGCGCCGGAGGAGTTCGCCGTACGGCACCTGGTCGTCGCGGCCGGGCGCGAGCACGTGGCGGCACCGTTCGACGACGACCTGCGCGAGCGGATCGACTACGACGCGGATGACGAGATGATCGTCGAGCCGGACTACTCGGTGCGCTGGAAGGGCCGCAACGGCCACCGGATGTACACCTTCAACCACAGCCGCTACAGCCACGGCCTGACCAACGCGGGCCTGACCCAGCTGCCGGTGCGGGCCGCGATCGTGCTCAACTCCATGTTCGACCGCGAGATCTACCCGATCCGCGACGAGTTGTGCGCGGTGAAGTGGTGA
- a CDS encoding ATP-grasp domain-containing protein produces MTERPHLLVVATGMRLFREYILRSIGPRYRIHMFLHAEPTWEKDYIEGWTVLETTLEAPLLVEAARALHEKSPIDGVLCWDEARILQTAHVAEALGLPGGDVAMVNRCRDKHLTRKALAEYGVPQPASFLVDTVDDALATAAEVGYPVILKPRALAASLGVVKVNDPGELTENWEFAHDTTVPEAPHYDVKVLVEEFADGYEISIDSAVFQGQVTPFCLARKELGYPPYAEEVGHYVDAHDSLLVDQELMKVLADAHAAIAFTDGVTHTEIMMTADGPKVIEINARIGGDMIPYLGLQATGADPGLAAAAVACGQAPELVPDRAMCGGVRFFYVDENETILDSVSFDKADLPGTVDQLVVLMEPGANTSPPPVGTLWGRIAYATAVATSLDDCRAGLDAAEKALSWTGHKAEKEGS; encoded by the coding sequence ATGACCGAACGTCCACATCTGTTGGTGGTCGCCACCGGAATGCGCTTGTTCCGTGAGTACATCCTGCGCTCGATCGGGCCGCGGTACCGGATCCACATGTTCCTGCACGCGGAACCGACCTGGGAGAAGGACTACATCGAGGGCTGGACCGTGCTCGAGACCACGCTCGAGGCTCCGCTGCTGGTCGAGGCGGCCCGCGCTCTGCACGAGAAGTCGCCGATCGACGGCGTGCTCTGCTGGGACGAGGCGCGCATTCTGCAGACGGCCCACGTCGCCGAGGCGCTCGGTCTGCCCGGTGGTGACGTCGCGATGGTGAACCGCTGCCGCGACAAGCACCTGACCCGGAAGGCCCTGGCCGAGTACGGCGTACCGCAGCCGGCGTCGTTCCTCGTCGACACGGTCGATGACGCCCTCGCGACCGCGGCGGAGGTCGGCTATCCGGTCATCCTCAAGCCGCGAGCGCTCGCCGCGAGCCTGGGCGTGGTGAAGGTCAACGACCCGGGCGAGCTGACCGAGAACTGGGAGTTCGCGCACGACACGACCGTGCCGGAGGCGCCGCATTACGACGTCAAGGTGCTGGTCGAGGAGTTCGCCGACGGGTACGAGATCAGCATCGACTCGGCCGTCTTCCAGGGCCAGGTCACGCCGTTCTGCCTTGCCCGCAAGGAGCTCGGCTACCCGCCGTACGCGGAAGAGGTCGGGCATTACGTCGACGCTCATGATTCGCTGTTGGTGGACCAGGAGCTGATGAAGGTGCTGGCCGACGCGCATGCCGCGATCGCCTTCACCGACGGGGTCACGCATACCGAGATCATGATGACGGCCGACGGCCCGAAGGTGATCGAGATCAACGCCCGCATCGGCGGCGACATGATCCCGTACCTCGGTCTGCAGGCGACCGGCGCCGACCCGGGTCTGGCCGCGGCCGCGGTGGCCTGTGGGCAGGCGCCCGAGCTGGTGCCGGACCGCGCGATGTGCGGCGGCGTGCGGTTCTTCTACGTCGACGAGAACGAGACGATCCTCGACTCGGTTTCCTTCGACAAGGCGGATCTGCCCGGTACGGTCGACCAGCTCGTCGTACTGATGGAGCCGGGCGCCAACACCAGTCCCCCGCCTGTTGGCACGCTCTGGGGCCGGATCGCGTACGCCACCGCTGTGGCCACTTCGCTCGACGACTGC